From Novosphingobium decolorationis, one genomic window encodes:
- a CDS encoding PAS domain-containing protein: protein MGYVSAAEFVRKFARFRDEAHDSPVFITHHGRETHVLCPIDLWNRIGGSEPGENPNQRNESANFALADWIDDGIIACDENMRVVYANRNAHALTKSQPGTLIGPSLIEALPCISGSLLEVQARQTLVHGHPNMADIPSPFVENAWLRFQTFPLEDRLAIRLHDITQEVERHFKANVKEAMIEALNKHGGVAYARVSVRGTIDRVDAPFCEMLDLPEERLIGVALTDLVDLPDKVTFREALEGVLRGGEPVRLHTHFLTNRGKTIPLCMALVKLEGVYGSEGAIAVLTDESDSA, encoded by the coding sequence ATGGGCTACGTCTCAGCGGCCGAGTTCGTGCGCAAGTTCGCGCGGTTTCGCGATGAAGCACACGATTCGCCGGTTTTCATCACCCACCACGGGCGCGAGACGCACGTGCTTTGCCCGATTGACCTGTGGAACCGGATTGGCGGCAGCGAACCGGGCGAGAACCCCAACCAGCGCAACGAATCGGCCAATTTCGCGCTGGCCGACTGGATCGACGACGGCATCATCGCCTGCGACGAGAACATGCGTGTCGTCTACGCCAACCGCAATGCCCACGCCCTGACCAAGTCGCAGCCCGGCACGCTGATCGGCCCCAGCCTGATCGAGGCCCTGCCCTGCATCAGCGGCAGCCTGCTCGAAGTCCAGGCCCGCCAGACGCTGGTGCACGGGCACCCGAACATGGCCGACATCCCCTCTCCCTTCGTCGAGAACGCCTGGCTACGCTTCCAGACCTTCCCGCTCGAGGACCGTCTGGCCATCCGCCTCCACGACATCACCCAGGAGGTGGAACGCCACTTCAAGGCCAACGTCAAGGAAGCCATGATCGAGGCGCTCAACAAGCATGGCGGCGTGGCCTATGCCCGCGTCTCCGTGCGTGGCACCATCGACCGCGTCGATGCCCCTTTCTGCGAAATGCTCGACCTGCCCGAGGAGCGTCTCATCGGCGTCGCCCTCACCGACCTGGTCGATCTGCCCGACAAGGTCACCTTTCGCGAAGCGCTCGAAGGCGTTCTGCGCGGCGGCGAGCCGGTCCGCCTGCACACTCACTTCCTCACCAACCGGGGCAAAACGATCCCGCTGTGCATGGCGCTGGTGAAGCTCGAAGGGGTCTACGGCAGCGAAGGTGCCATCGCCGTCCTGACCGACGAGAGCGACAGCGCCTGA